The following DNA comes from Saccopteryx leptura isolate mSacLep1 chromosome 7, mSacLep1_pri_phased_curated, whole genome shotgun sequence.
TCTTTCTCACCATGGGACCCAGCCTGTCGGGACGCCCGTGGCTTTGCCCACTTCTGTTCGGTTGGGAAAACCTCGCCCCCAGTGGGCACGGGTCCTGCACACCCTCGCCCTCCCAATCCTCATGTGGACGCAGGGAGACCCCGTCCCTGTGCACTCAGGGTGATGATTGAGAGAGCAGCCGGCGGACAAAACAGTGACCTTGTGACTCAGAGACCCTAAGAGAGTGGCCTTTCAAGGCCTccctgagccccccacccccatcgctGCGTGGCTCCTGCGGCACTCAGTCACTTTCTAGactaaaaacaaggaaaaatcaGCCATCTTTCTCCTTGGGACTGTGCTGCTCTCCAGTGAGCATGTGGTGAGGGCAGCACTGCTAACACCAACaggtagatacatagatagataaatgattgattgatagatagatagatagatagatagacagatgatagatagatagacagacagatgatacatagatagataggaaAAGTGTCTTCTAGATATCTCCACTTTTACCGTTTATGgagttcttcatttcttcatgtgGGCTCaaagttctttctgttttcttcttttgcttgaAGACCTTTCGTATTTCCTGTAGGAcaataaattctctcagcttttttttttttcctctctctgaaaaggtCTTTATTTCAACCTAATATTTGAGAGGTATTTGTGCCGGATGTAGGATTCTGGGCAGACGATTTTCTCCCCATCAGTGTCACCAGTGCTTCAGCAATGCCCCCCACCATCTCTGGGCTTGCATCGTCTCAGGTGGGAAGTCAGCTGTGACTCATAGCCTTGTTACCTGGAGGGGTCTTTCCTCGGActccaagatttaaaaaaaaaaaaaaattttttttttggccctgatCAGTGGctgagcatcagctcagcatatggacatcctgggttggattcctggccaggacacacaggagaaatgaccatctgcttctctcccactcccccttctctccttttcctcccgcagccagtggctcaattggttcaagcattggccccgggcactgaggatagctcatttggtctgagcacatcagcctcaggtgctaaaaatagctgggtagtCCAGCATTGGCCCTatatggggttgccaggtggatcccagttggggtgcatgcaggagtctgcctcactatctcccctcctctcacctaaaatacatatgtatttacattttttattcttttattttatatatatattttttatctttggttTTCAGAGTTTGACTTTGACGTGTCTGTGTGACTGTTTGTTGCTGCTGTTGCCTTCTTTTTGTCCTGTTTGGGGTACTTTGACCCTCTTGGGTTTGTGAATTGATGTGTCATTATTTGGGGGAAATTCTCAGCTAGtctctcttcaaatattttttcttccccaccccctcttctcctccgGGACTCAGACCACGAGTGGGCGTGATATTACAGAGTGCTGTGGATTTGCCACAGCTCTTTCCGCCTGTGATCCAGGTTGGGTCACTTCTACCAACCTATCTTCACCTTTCCCAATGTATTCCTCAGAATGGGCTGCAGATTTGCCCGCCCGAGTGCTTCTTGTCCCGGGCTGATGTCTGAAGTTGCCCCGCCTCTCATCTGCCCTTAGTGTGGCACCCAGATACCAGACCTCAGGAGCAAGGAGGGCTGTCCCCTTAGGTCCAGCTCACCTTCTGGAGTATAGGGATGTGCAGGTCACTTGGGGAGCCCCCATGGGAGTCACCCAGGACCTTCATGTCCTAGATTCAGGCCATGGCCTAAGGGCCTGGGCTTCAGGAGATACTTGAGGTGGGGGAATGGGTGGGGAGCCCCTGTCCCAGGTCCCGCCTTGGTCCCCTGCCTCCCTGGGGACTGACGACCTGCCCTTCCCTCTGCAGGAGCTACGGGGAGCTCACGGACTGCACCAAGCAGGTGATGAAAGAGCTGCACTGCTTCTGGCCCAACGCAGCAGTGGACGAGTTCTTCGTCGCCGTCCACCAGCGCTACTTCAGAAGCTGCCCCGTCTCCGGCAGGGCCCTGCGGGACCCGCCCAGCAGCATCCTGTGCCCCTTCATCCTGGTGCCCACCCTGGTGACCCTGCTCGTGACGGGGCTGGTGGTCTGGAGGAGCAAGCGCCCGGAGGGCATTGTGTAGCGGTGGCCGGGAGCTGCCCCACGCTGAGGCTGTGGCCAGGCGGGGGGCCCTCAGCTCGGGGCCCAGCCCGGTGAGAGTCTTCCGGGCCCTGAGGGCCGAGCGGGCCCCACGTCCCCTCATTCTACCTGAGATCAGCTGACAGGGTTTCGGAGCGGTGGCGGAGCTGGCattcacctggcagcccccagcCGGAGGTGGGGGCCTCCCTGGGAAGGGGGCCGGGTGCTAGGAGGGAGTGGGAAGTGACCATCGTTGTTTCGGGGGAGGGTGCCGACGTGTTTGTCAGCCACCCTGGGCCCCATCCCCACCTCTGGCCAGACTGTGGTTGAGTCGTGTGTGATTAAATGGATGTCCTTCAACTTGGGAAGCGTTGTTATTTCTGGGGGTGGGTCACTGGCAGGAGAAGTGAGGGAGAGACCCTAGACCaggccgaacaattttgtgcagcccgcagactaatccacgaagttcaaaatattttggataaaattaagtaagcctaggggcctacttgtatttgccgaacggctgtgatcttgctctgcggcccacatgctgagttgagtttgagacccctgccctagaccctTCAGACTCCATCTTTCCCTGACAGATGTTGATGCAGGGACCATGGCCGGGGGACCGTGGTGATGCAGGATAGCACCCACGGGACTCTGAGGcccacaccccacccctccaCAGTGTCCAGAACCACAGGGAGGCCAGGTCTGCTCAGTGCTGAGCCCCCCCCCAGCACCCCAAAAGATGCCTCCCAGCCCTCAAGCCCAGTTCCTCATTCCCACTCTGTCCCTGGGGTTTTCGCCCGCTACTTACTCTGCAGGTCAGTGCACCccccacctcacacacacacacacacacccagcactGCTTCCCCATTCACCATTCTTCCCAAGCCCTACGTGTAGATGGGCTTCTAGAAGTTTCTGGATGTGGGACGGGCGCGCCCACACTGTCCTTCCCAGATGTCCTCTGAGCTGAGGTCAGACCCGCAGCCCCCAGCCTGCCCCACTCTCCAGTGCCTCCCAGCCCAGAAcctgccccttctccccctcccggTCAGCCTCTCCGTCTGCCCCAGGACACACAGCCCACCAAAGCCATCGCATTCTGGACTACCCCACACTAGCACACCGCAGCCACCAGGGGTCCCCGCCCCCTCGCTCCACTCAGGTCATGAGAGGGTCCCAGGTGTGCTCACAGGGCAGTGATTGCCTCAGGGAGTGGGGTTCCAGCACCCTCACAGCAGGGGCGGTCAGCTGCCTGCCAGGCCCGGCTTCCTCTGCCCTCACCGTCCTGCACTCAGTGAGGGTTGGAAGGAACCAGGGTGACTGTCTCCCCAGGAAGCTGCTGGCCCAGGTGAGTCATGATCCGAGCTCAGGGACAGGAACCCACCAGAGAACGCTTCTGGCTGAGGCACGGAGTCCTGAgtctgtggggtgggggaggcttcAGGAGCGGGAGGTGGCAGGAAGCACTAGCACCTGAGGACAAAGCTGTCCACAGGTAAGGACATGTCCAGCTTGGCCGTGGTGGTCATTCCTCCAGTAATCAGCTACACGTGTGTCTGCGGACGCCCCAACTTCCTGAACCCGGGCATCTCTTTCAGTGAGTTCCTCACACCTGGATCCACCGCTGATTGCAGGACCCAGGGCCCCGACTCCCAGGGCCGCCTCACACCCCCAGGTCCCCACCTGTGGTCACTGTGGTCAGGGGCGCACATGGGTCTGCAGGACCCCAGCGCCTCACCCGGGGCGAGCAAGGAATCCTTCCAGAGTCAGCTTTAGGGCTGCGGCATCTGCGAGGGCGGGGCCTGTCTTCCTGGGTGTTTGCCagcctgcgtgtgtgtgtgtgtgtgtgtgtgcgtgtgtgcgcatgtgtgtgtgcgtgtgtgcgcgtgtgtgcgtgtgtgcgtgtgtgcatgtgtgcgcacgcgtgtgtgcatgtgcgcgcgtgtgcgtgtatgtgtgtgtgcgcgtgtgcgtgcgcgcgcgtgtgtgtgcatgtgcgtgtgtgtgtgcgcgcgcacacatgtgcatgcatgcgTGCACAATCACACTAACATTCAGAGGGGAGTTGTGCTGTGTTTCCTTCCCCTTGCCCAGCGGTCAGCGGTGGTCTTTTGGTCAAAGGGATCTCATGCCCCTGCGGTTGGCGTTGGGGTCACTCACACTTGGAGGAAGGGAGCCACCTGCCTCGCCTCGTTTCTGAGTGGCCGCTCACTTCTGCACCTCTGGCCACGGGCTAAGATTTTCTAGTTCTGGGCAAGGACAGTAACCGGGTCTGGGACAGCAGGCCACACCCAGCATGTGGCCCCTCTGACTACCATCACCTCAGAAGGAATCAGTCACTATAAGTCAGAGGACGGTTTTACATGGAAGAACTTGTTTTCAGAGCGCACTCCTCTAACGTCTCATCTGACCGATTTCGTGAAATTCAGAATGTCCGATGTTCTGAATAACAATTCtatgcctattattcttatttatttatttatctatctatttatttatttattgggggggtatttttccaaagttagaagcagggggagggggtagacagacagactcctgcattcctgcatgcaccaactgggatccacccggcatgccagccagggggcgatgctctgcccatctggggtgttgctctgttgcaatcgaagccattctagtttctgaggcagaggccatggagccatcctaagcgcctgagccaactttgctccaatggagccttggctgcaggaggggaagagagagatagagagaaagaagagggagaagggtggagaagctgatgggcacttctcctgtgtgcgctggctgggaatcgaacctgggacttccacacgccgggccaacactttactgctgagccaactggccagggtcatgcCTATTATTTTAAAACCCTTTAAAACATGTGTTTCCTGTCCTCAGAGCCTGCAAAGAAATCATTATGAGAAAACCCGACAGGAAGAGCCAAGCTCAGGGTCCTGCCTCACCGTCCTCATCTGCATAATGGGTGCCGATGGTGTCTAACTGAAGGGCATTGTGTTGATTAGGTAAGCAGTCATGGTCAGGGTTTTCCAGGAAGCAAGGTGGGACTCCAGGTGCAGGGTGCTGGTGGGAACCACCTGTGAGCtgacagagggagggaagcacAGTGGGGCAGGTCCTGGGCCGCCCTGCCCTCTGAGAAGGTTCTGCCAAGCCCGGGGAGGGAGCGGGCGTTTCCTCGTGCCAAAGCCCGCTGGCAGAAGTTCTGGGGGCGGCGGGctgcctccacccacccacccagtttGGTGGAGCAGCCGTGTGATGTGTACCCTTGAGATAAAGCTTCCATGGGTTTCAGAACCCGCCGCCGGGGCTCTGGGGCTGTCACTGCCTGTGGTGTTGGAGGGGGGACAGGTGCATCCTCGCAGGGGCACCCCCAGGAGCCATCCTGTGGTTGGAGGGGGGACAGGTGCATCCTCGCAGGGGCACCCCCAGGAGccatcctggggtcggagggggGACAGGTGCATCCTCACAGGGGCACCCCCAGGAGccatcctggggtcggagggggGACAGGTGCATCCTCACAGGGGCACCCCCAGGAGCCATCCTGGGGTTGGAGGGGGGACAGGTGCATCCTCACAGGGGCACCCCCAGGAGCCATCCTGGGGTTGGAGGGGGGACAGGTGCATCCTCGCAGGGGCACCCCCAGGAGCCATCCTGGGGTTGGAGGGGGGACAGGTGCATCCTCGCAGGGGCACCCCCAGGAGCCATCCTGGGGTTGGAGGGGGGACAGGTGCATCCTCACAGGGGCACCCCCAGGAGCCATCCTGGGGTTGGAGGGGGGACAGGTGCATCCTCACAGGGGCACCCCCAGGAGCCATCCTGGGGTTGGAGGGGGGACAGGTGCATCCTCACAGGGGCACCCCCAGGAGCCATCCTGCCAGAGCACAGGGCGCCGCTCAGTCATGTGCCCCAGGGTTGTTCTTAgctctatgccaggggtcgggaacctatggcttgcgagccagatgtggctcttttgatggcggcatctggctcgcagacaaatctttaataaaaaaataataacgttaaaaatataaaacattctcatgtattacaatccattcatttcctaccgctcatgtgcatggttgcggtggctggagccaatcacagctgtcctctgggacaacaccaaatttttattggataatgcctaacgtacacgggtcattgtatggctctcatggaattacattttaaaatatgtggcattcatggctctctcagccaaaaagtttcccgaccacTGCTCTATGCACTGGGCAATgtcattacttaaaaataatccaagactaaccaggcagtggctcagtggatagagcctcagactgggatgcagaggacccaggtttgaaaccctgaggtcgccagcttgagcgtgggttcatctggtttgagcaaggctcaccagattgagcccaaggtcgctggcttgagcaaggggtcactcgctctgctgtagtcccccaccctaccccaccccccagtcaaggctcatatgagaaagcaatcaatgaacaactaaggtgctgaaatggaggactgatgtttctcatctctctcccttcctgtctgtctgtccctatctgtccctttctctgtctgtctcagtcacaaaataatcatcatcatcatcatcatccaaaCTGATGGAAGACAACAGAGTGATGGGGAATTTTAAGTGTTGGGGAGAGAggttataaaatgtatattaagtGCACAAAAttgagtattgattttagaggcaaaattttttttattttgctatagtttctttaaaaaaaaaaaagttattgcctgacctctggtggcgcaatggataaagcgtcgacctgggaacactgaggtcaccggttcaaaaccctgcacttgtctggtcaaggcatatatgagagttgatgcttcctgctcctccctcctctctctctctctttctctctctctctctttctctctctctttctctctctcccctcctctctaaaatgaataaataaaataataataataataaagaaacagttgttaaaaaaacacacaaatcaatatgttaaaaaaaaagttattgtcaAAAGAATGCTGAATGTGAAACCTACCCTTTAATACATGTTTAAGAGTACAACATGGCGGTGTTGACTGCAGGtacaacccccaccccacccccgcccccagccttaGCAACCACCCTTTCCCCCTCCGCGTCCATGGGTTTCACTCTTTCAAATTCCCCGTGAAAGTGGAATCCCACAGGGTCTGACTTTGTGTGGTTGGCTTATCGCACACAGCGTGACATCCCCCACATTCAACCTGGTCATCCATCTTGCAGAAATCTCTTCCTTTCTATGGCTGTGATATCCCACTCCATGGACAGACCACGGTTTATTATCCATCAATCcgctgatgaacatttgggttgtttgcaCATCTTGACTGTTGTGGATAATTGTTAAATACTGCGATTTTACTTTGGAATGTGTGTtctaagtacatttttttttgtatttttctgaagctggaaatggggaggcagttagacagactcccgcatgctcctgaccgggatccacccggcatgcccaccagggggcgatactctgcccatccggggcgtcactctgttgcgaccagagccattctagcgcctgaagcagaggccatggagccatccccagcgcccaggccatcttttgctccaatggagcctcgctgcggaaggggaagagagagacagagaggaaggagagggggaggggtggagaagcagatgggcgcctctcctgtgtgccctggccaggaatcgaacccgggacttctgcacgccaggccgacgctctaccactgagccaaccggccagggctctaagtACATTTGAGCATACATGCACCTGACCAATACAGGCAAGCTCTGCTCTAAACAAGGTGCTTTTTCTGTCCAGCCTGGGTTCATGCTCAAGTCTTTGCGTGCCACAGGTCTGAGAGCAAAGAACGAAAGGTCAGCAAATGAGGTGCTTAATGAGAACTAACACACCAAAGCAGAATTTTGTTGGTATCGGTACGATTGaaactttattataaataaacatatacgAACAAAGAACTTTCTACAATAACTCAAAGTATTAGTATCTTAGGGCCGGGGTAACAAATTAGCGCAAACCcggcagcttaaaacaacagaatgtATTCTCTCAGTTTCTAAAGGCAGGAGGTTCTGAGGCCACAGCTCTGGTGGGGCCAGGCAGTCCGTGACGCTCTCAGGGGGGACTGCGAGGGCTGGGGGAGCCCTCCCGCCTCTCCCTGCCTCCGTCTCTGCCGGCACGCCTTGGCTTGTAGCTGCAGCACACCAGTCTTACCATCTCAccgtcttccctctgtgtgtccttGTGTcgtctcttccttttttattatctttttactgattgatttttagagaggcaaagagaggaagagagagagagaaagagaaacactcatTTGCTGTTcctcttagttgtgcattcattagttgcctcccgtatgtgccttaactggggatcgaacccaccaccttggtgttttgggatgacgctctaagcgactcagctaaccagccaggggTGGTCACAAACGATCAccctccctgtccccatcccTTTCCAACAGGACATGAAGCTTCTGCCGGCCCGGCCCGGAGTGCCGGCCAGAGCAGGAGGGGCCTGGAGCTGCGGGAGGCAgctatcccccctccccccgtggcCTCCTCTGACAGCCCAGTGACAGGGGCCCACAGGGACAGCTGGGATTTGCTACGCTCTCTGGGGAAGCTGACAACAgcttttatttgcaaaataagACAGATCAGCTTAATATTTATGTGTCCCAAGCTGGAAAACCGGACCCTTCTCCAGAGCTTTGTCCTGGAAATCCACAGGGGGTAAAAAAACACCCCGTTAGAAGTCAAAGAACCCAAGAGATGACAGGGGCAGAGAACTTGGGAAGTGGAATTGGCCAAGGACATGCCGTTCCCAGAGCTGCTGCTGTGAGCCAGCTCCCGGATAAAACTGCTCTGGGGACAGGCTTCTTCCGAGCCAAGAGGCAGCTCTGAACTGAGCTCTTCTTCACAGAAGGATGTCCCTGGAGGGGACACAGTGGGGGGAGGTGCAGCACCAGGGACCGAGGGCACCAGGGTGCCCCGGAGTGGAGTGAGCTGAGAGGCTGGGCCGGGCATTCCTTCCTGAGGCTGAGCCCCTGCCGGCGAAACGTCCTCATCTTCATCAAAAACGTACCGTCTTCGTGGAGGACGCACGAGAAACACGTACCCAAAGTCTAGGAATGTTTACTCCCAGGGACTGCCCTCCACCGCATCCACCCCAAGGGCATAATGAGAGCCGTGCAGGAAGGACTTGTGTTGGGACGATCGTCACTGGGGTCATTTACAGACAGCGAGCAAGCGAGCGAGCGGGAACGTCCCTCGTGCCCACAGGAGAGGGCCAACCCATTAGATTAAATCCAGATGACAGGAACCGGTTTCCTGAAATCAAGTACGTGGGAATTTTGTTTCTCACTCCCTGGAGTTAATTGGAAAAGGCAGATTACAAAACAGGAAAGCGAGGTGATCTCAGCTTTGgggtatgtgtgtgcgtgtgagtgtgtgagtacatgcatgtgtgtgtgcatgagaaaGTGTGTGGAGTGTGAGTGtatgagtgtgtgcgtgtgagtgtgtgagcacgtgtgtgtatgtgagtgtgcaagtgtatgagtgtgtatgcatgtgagtgtgtgagcacgtgggtgtgagtgtgggtgtgagtgtatgagtgtgtgcgtgcgtgagtgtgagtacatgcatgtgtgtgtgcatgagaaagtgtgtggtgtgtgagtgtgtgagtgtgtgtgtgtatgagtgtgtgtgtgtgagtgtgagtacatgcatgtgtgtgtgcatgagaaagtgtgtggtgtgtgagtgtatgagtgtgtgagcatgtgtgtgtgtgagtgtgtggggtgtaagtgtatgagtgtgtgtgtgtgagtgtgtgagcacgtgtgtgtatgtgagtgtgtgaggtgtgagtgtatgagtgtgtgtgtgaacatgagTGTGAACACGTCCCCAGGCCATATCAAACTAGGGGAAGATCCTATGATGTGACTCATAGAAATACACAATAACAACACCCACAGGATCTAACCACCATGTCACAACTGCTGGGACATCACTTCCCAGTCAAGGAGGCTGCGCTGTGCCATTAGGAGACCCAGTGCTGGACTCAGGCTTGCTGGATCCGCCTGGATCCTCTCCAGCTGCGACTTCAAGCAGCTGGTTTATCTCTCTGATGATTTATGTGCCTGGCAGGGATGGTCCAGTGTTAATCTTCACCCTGTCCCAGGACGGTGTGGTGTCCAAGCTCCAAGGAGAGGCTCGTTGCCAGAGGATCGCGTGTCCCGAgggtggggatggaggtgggacagggaggggacCGTGCGGGGGGAGGGGCTTGGAGACAGCGAGAGGAGAGTGTTTTTGAGACACTTCCCCCTTTCATGAACGTTGCTGCCCTTTGGCTCCTCGGGGAGCAAACTTAGGAAAGCCCTGCAGTACGTCTCACGGCCATTTTCGAAGGTGAACTTGGATCTGACTTTGGTTTCTTCTTCTTCACGGGACCTTGCTGAGATGGGCAGTGCGGTTTCCTGTCCTTACTTGGGCCCCATAAATGCACATGGGGATGAAGAGCAGCAGATAGAGGGCAGCCTGGAAACCACCCTCCTCACTAACAAACGTCCCCAGGGCTGGGGACGGCCACCCAGGCGCTCTCTCCCTCAGTGTGTGTCCCCTTCCCAACAGACATGTGCCCGGGAGCCGCAGTAGTTAGCCCCCTGGGTTTCCGGGGCAGGAGGCCGGCCGGGGCGCCTGAAGGTC
Coding sequences within:
- the RAMP1 gene encoding receptor activity-modifying protein 1; the encoded protein is MAPGLSGLPRRGLWLLLVPHLFMATACQDADYGTLLRELCLAPFTTDMEAIGKTLWCDWGKTIKSYGELTDCTKQVMKELHCFWPNAAVDEFFVAVHQRYFRSCPVSGRALRDPPSSILCPFILVPTLVTLLVTGLVVWRSKRPEGIV